In Zingiber officinale cultivar Zhangliang chromosome 3B, Zo_v1.1, whole genome shotgun sequence, a single window of DNA contains:
- the LOC122054706 gene encoding lysine-rich arabinogalactan protein 19-like, protein MPALPLTPPLTLPSPPRTACSPSHVAAHAPAACHLPPPPSPTPAAPSHAAAHAPAAPLPLPSPAACHHPPLLLPAATSGRQHYLATSGRHARSRHLLSSHRPLLLHLLNTASLLIRDRPDRRPRLAPIKG, encoded by the coding sequence ATGCCTGCTCTCCCTCTCACGCCGCCGCTCACGCTCCCGTCGCCCCCTCGCACCGCCTGCTCTCCCTCTCACGTCGCCGCTCACGCTCCCGCCGCTTGCCACCTGCCGCCGCCCCCCTCTCCTACCCCTGCTGCTCCCTCTCACGCCGCCGCTCACGCTCCCGCCGCCCCGCTCCCCCTCCCGTCACCTGCCGCCTGCCACCACCCCCCTCTCCTACTCCCTGCTGCCACCTCCGGCCGTCAACACTACCTCGCCACCTCCGGCCGTCATGCCCGCTCGCGCCACCTGCTCAGCTCCCACCGCCCGCTCCTGCTCCACCTCCTCAACACTGCCTCGCTGTTGATACGAGACCGCCCAGATCGACGACCTCGGCTCGCTCCGATCAAAGGTTAA